In a genomic window of Comamonadaceae bacterium OTU4NAUVB1:
- a CDS encoding cysteine hydrolase → MPEAPDRAASFGPAAHNAWHLKDGRVSFVRRPVAPRPLRLDDATPQPVEIDLARSVLVVVDMQNDFCHPEGWFAQKGLGIRAARRPIAPLRRLLPAWRGAGGAVVWLNWGIRADRANLAPTVHFKGKRTADGVGYAEVSPIDRGPSLVQGSWGARVVDELPVAPEDLTVHKHRLSGFWDNELDTLLRQRGVTTLLFAGINTDRCVFSTLQDANFLGYDCVLLKDACSTPSPAYVSRGVLYIVELLHGFVASTAALLGALPPCAPSPAPSRSSRSSRSSNPQES, encoded by the coding sequence ATGCCCGAGGCACCCGATCGTGCGGCGTCCTTCGGCCCGGCCGCGCACAACGCCTGGCACCTGAAGGACGGCCGCGTCAGCTTCGTGCGCCGGCCGGTCGCGCCCCGGCCGCTGCGGCTGGACGACGCGACGCCGCAGCCCGTGGAGATCGACCTGGCGCGCAGCGTGCTGGTGGTGGTGGACATGCAGAACGACTTCTGCCACCCGGAGGGCTGGTTCGCGCAGAAGGGCCTGGGCATCCGCGCCGCGCGCCGGCCGATCGCGCCGCTGCGGCGGCTGCTGCCGGCCTGGCGCGGCGCCGGCGGCGCGGTGGTGTGGCTCAACTGGGGCATCCGCGCCGACCGGGCCAACCTCGCGCCGACGGTGCATTTCAAGGGCAAGCGCACGGCCGACGGCGTGGGCTACGCCGAGGTCTCGCCGATCGACCGCGGCCCCTCGCTGGTGCAGGGGTCGTGGGGCGCCCGGGTCGTCGACGAACTGCCGGTGGCACCGGAGGACCTCACGGTGCACAAGCACCGCCTGAGCGGCTTCTGGGACAACGAACTGGACACCCTGCTGCGCCAGCGCGGCGTCACCACGCTGCTGTTCGCCGGCATCAACACCGACCGCTGCGTCTTCTCGACGCTGCAGGACGCCAACTTCCTCGGCTACGACTGCGTGCTGCTCAAGGACGCGTGCAGCACGCCGTCGCCGGCCTACGTCAGCCGGGGCGTGCTCTACATCGTCGAGCTGCTGCACGGCTTCGTCGCCAGCACGGCGGCGCTGCTGGGCGCGCTGCCGCCTTGCGCCCCGTCGCCCGCGCCTTCCCGTTCCTCCCGTTCCTCCCGTTCCTCCAACCCCCAGGAGTCCTGA
- a CDS encoding ABC transporter ATP-binding protein, producing the protein MSPDFIRLSDVMLRYGAGTVALDHTTLGIAEGDFVALVGPSGCGKSTILKLVAGLLRPSAGVVIAGGREVGAVGTRPAAGAHASASPRLRIGLAFQNPTMLPWLTIRDNVMIPLKIVEPFRQDFRRKRRGEYTDRVEALLAQVGLKGFGEKRPWQLSGGMLQRASLCRALIHEPELLLLDEPFGALDQFTREELWDIMQKLWMDRRPTVLLVTHDLRESAYLANRICVMSSRPGRILETRDVDFARPRTLEGSYAPEFAALVQQLRMRIADARRDGDATPPAAAPAAMPRTGGVTA; encoded by the coding sequence ATGAGCCCCGACTTCATCCGGCTGTCCGACGTGATGCTGCGCTACGGCGCGGGCACCGTCGCGCTCGACCACACGACACTGGGCATCGCCGAGGGCGACTTCGTCGCGCTGGTGGGGCCCAGCGGCTGCGGCAAGTCGACCATCCTGAAGCTGGTCGCGGGGCTGCTGCGGCCCAGCGCCGGCGTGGTGATCGCCGGCGGGCGCGAGGTCGGCGCGGTGGGCACCCGGCCGGCGGCCGGCGCGCACGCCTCGGCGTCGCCGCGCCTGCGCATCGGCCTGGCGTTCCAGAACCCGACCATGCTGCCGTGGCTGACGATCCGCGACAACGTGATGATCCCACTGAAGATCGTCGAGCCGTTCCGCCAGGACTTCCGGCGCAAGCGGCGCGGCGAGTACACCGACCGCGTGGAGGCCCTGCTCGCGCAGGTCGGGCTCAAGGGGTTCGGCGAGAAGCGGCCCTGGCAGCTCTCCGGCGGCATGCTGCAGCGCGCCTCGCTGTGCCGGGCGCTGATCCACGAGCCCGAGCTGCTGCTGCTCGACGAGCCCTTCGGCGCGCTCGACCAGTTCACGCGCGAGGAGCTGTGGGACATCATGCAGAAGCTCTGGATGGACCGCCGCCCGACGGTGCTGCTGGTGACGCACGACCTGCGCGAGTCGGCCTACCTGGCCAACCGCATCTGCGTGATGAGTTCGCGCCCCGGCCGCATCCTGGAGACGCGCGACGTCGATTTCGCGCGCCCGCGCACGCTCGAGGGCAGCTACGCGCCCGAATTCGCCGCCCTGGTGCAGCAGCTGCGCATGCGCATCGCCGACGCGCGCCGCGACGGCGACGCGACACCGCCGGCGGCGGCCCCGGCCGCGATGCCCCGGACCGGCGGGGTGACGGCATGA
- a CDS encoding SDR family oxidoreductase: MDLQLKDKVTLITGPAKGMGAAITLAFAREGARLVLAGRDTAAIEPVAAQARALGVEAVVVPCDLTAPAQTEALAARALAAFGRIDVLVNVAGGSGPIGKTGWETTAEEFNEIVQLNMTGCFNTIHAVLPSMIERRSGKIVNVGGTFGLRGRAGRMAYSASKWGLRGITKSFALEAGPYNVNVNNVAPGMVDGPRFREKVCADMARKLGITLEEAMTRHAADYALKRVSTDADIAHACLFMASEVSRQITGVDLPVDGGWAAL; this comes from the coding sequence ATGGACCTGCAACTCAAGGACAAGGTGACGCTCATCACCGGCCCGGCCAAGGGCATGGGCGCCGCCATCACGCTGGCCTTCGCCCGCGAGGGCGCCAGGCTGGTGCTCGCCGGGCGCGACACCGCCGCCATCGAGCCCGTGGCCGCGCAGGCGCGCGCGCTGGGCGTGGAAGCGGTCGTGGTGCCCTGCGACCTGACCGCGCCGGCGCAGACCGAGGCGCTGGCCGCCCGCGCGCTGGCGGCCTTCGGGCGCATCGACGTGCTGGTCAACGTGGCCGGCGGGTCCGGCCCGATCGGCAAGACCGGCTGGGAGACCACGGCCGAGGAATTCAACGAGATCGTGCAGCTCAACATGACCGGCTGCTTCAACACCATCCACGCGGTGCTGCCCTCGATGATCGAGCGGCGCAGCGGCAAGATCGTCAACGTGGGCGGCACCTTCGGCCTGCGCGGGCGCGCCGGGCGCATGGCGTACTCGGCCTCCAAGTGGGGCCTGCGCGGCATCACCAAGAGCTTCGCGCTGGAGGCCGGCCCGTACAACGTCAACGTCAACAACGTCGCCCCCGGCATGGTCGACGGCCCGCGCTTTCGCGAGAAGGTCTGCGCCGACATGGCCAGGAAGCTGGGCATCACGCTGGAGGAGGCGATGACGCGCCACGCCGCCGACTACGCGCTCAAGCGCGTCTCCACCGACGCCGACATCGCCCACGCCTGCCTGTTCATGGCCAGCGAGGTGTCCCGCCAGATCACCGGCGTCGACCTGCCCGTCGACGGCGGCTGGGCCGCCCTCTGA
- a CDS encoding LysR family transcriptional regulator yields MNHLRLLRYVDEVARVGSIRQAAERLHVAPSAVNRRIQDIEDELGTPIFERLPRGMRLTAAGELFVRYIRGRAADLARVRSEIEELQGLRRGKVQVVASQALAPRFLPEVIREFRRTHPLVAFDVRIGDHVQAAAALRGFETDLALVFNLAPEADIERSCVVEQKLMAIMHADHPLAQGGTAALRLRDCAEHPVILPNRDTGGRQLIERFLARSSMRMYAMVESNSFEFLRGCLDDRRSISFQMSIGVDATDRDIVARDIDDRGFPRGELVLASLRARQLPVVAHVFAEFVRERLAPPP; encoded by the coding sequence ATGAACCATCTGCGCCTGCTGCGCTACGTCGACGAAGTGGCTCGCGTCGGCTCGATCCGCCAGGCCGCCGAACGCCTGCACGTGGCGCCCTCGGCCGTGAACCGCCGCATCCAGGACATCGAGGACGAGCTCGGCACGCCGATCTTCGAGCGCCTGCCGCGCGGCATGCGCCTGACGGCGGCGGGCGAGCTGTTCGTGCGCTACATCCGGGGCCGCGCCGCCGACCTGGCGCGCGTGCGCTCGGAGATCGAGGAGCTGCAGGGCCTGCGCCGCGGCAAGGTGCAGGTGGTGGCCAGCCAGGCGCTGGCGCCGCGCTTCCTGCCCGAGGTGATCCGGGAGTTCCGCCGGACGCATCCGCTGGTGGCCTTCGACGTGCGCATCGGCGACCACGTGCAGGCCGCCGCCGCGCTGCGCGGCTTCGAGACCGACCTGGCGCTGGTGTTCAACCTCGCGCCGGAGGCCGACATCGAGCGCAGCTGCGTGGTCGAGCAGAAGCTCATGGCGATCATGCACGCCGACCATCCGCTCGCCCAGGGCGGCACGGCGGCCCTGCGCCTGCGCGACTGCGCCGAGCACCCGGTGATCCTGCCCAACCGCGACACCGGCGGGCGCCAGCTGATCGAGCGCTTCCTCGCGCGCAGCTCGATGCGGATGTACGCGATGGTGGAGAGCAACAGCTTCGAGTTCCTGCGCGGCTGCCTGGACGACCGCCGGTCGATCTCGTTCCAGATGTCGATCGGCGTCGACGCGACCGACCGTGACATCGTGGCGCGCGACATCGACGACCGCGGCTTCCCGCGCGGCGAACTGGTGCTGGCGAGCCTGCGCGCGCGCCAGCTGCCGGTCGTGGCGCACGTGTTCGCCGAGTTCGTGCGCGAACGCCTCGCGCCGCCGCCCTGA
- a CDS encoding ABC transporter substrate-binding protein, which translates to MRSLSFRLLSACGLALGLALATVPAAAQVPIKLVLNWKYEGPQAWFFLAQDKGYFKEEGLDVTIDQGEGSAASIPKVAAGAYQAGFGDLNALVDLAARRPADAPVAVYMLYNTPPFAVVVKSDSPIRTPKDLEGKTIGGPANDGALKLFPAFAKIARIDAAKVTVTNMAPNLREQMLARGQIDAGFGYVTTVSFSARGMGLDPAKDLRFIRYGDHGMDLYSNTVFFSKAFVKENPKAVAGFVRALNRAVKEVIANPEAGVDFAIRREPLLKRDVERDKLLATLKNDMSHPEIARIGLGDVDDERLRKDIAIVVEANALPRTPEAGEVFDRSFLPARAERPARTSN; encoded by the coding sequence ATGAGATCGCTTTCCTTCCGCCTGCTGTCCGCCTGCGGCCTCGCGCTGGGGCTGGCGCTGGCCACCGTGCCCGCCGCCGCGCAGGTGCCGATCAAGCTCGTGCTCAACTGGAAGTACGAGGGCCCGCAGGCCTGGTTCTTCCTGGCCCAGGACAAGGGCTACTTCAAGGAGGAGGGCCTCGACGTCACGATCGACCAGGGCGAGGGCTCGGCCGCGTCCATCCCCAAGGTCGCCGCGGGCGCCTATCAGGCCGGCTTCGGCGACCTCAACGCGCTGGTGGACCTGGCGGCGCGGCGGCCGGCCGATGCGCCGGTGGCGGTCTACATGCTCTACAACACGCCGCCGTTCGCGGTGGTGGTCAAGAGCGACAGCCCGATCAGGACGCCCAAGGACCTCGAGGGCAAGACCATCGGCGGCCCCGCCAACGACGGCGCGCTCAAGCTGTTCCCGGCCTTCGCCAAGATCGCGCGGATCGACGCCGCCAAGGTGACCGTCACCAACATGGCGCCCAACCTGCGCGAGCAGATGCTCGCGCGCGGGCAGATCGACGCCGGCTTCGGCTACGTCACGACCGTCAGCTTCAGCGCCCGGGGCATGGGCCTGGACCCGGCGAAGGACCTGCGCTTCATCCGCTACGGCGACCACGGCATGGACCTGTATTCCAACACCGTGTTCTTCTCGAAGGCCTTCGTGAAGGAGAACCCGAAGGCCGTCGCGGGCTTCGTCAGGGCGCTCAACCGCGCGGTCAAGGAGGTCATCGCCAACCCCGAGGCCGGCGTCGACTTCGCCATCCGGCGCGAGCCGCTGCTCAAGCGCGACGTCGAGCGCGACAAGCTCCTCGCCACGCTCAAAAACGACATGAGCCATCCCGAGATCGCGCGCATCGGCCTGGGCGACGTCGACGACGAGCGCCTGCGCAAGGACATCGCCATCGTGGTCGAGGCCAACGCGCTGCCGCGCACCCCCGAGGCCGGCGAGGTCTTCGACCGCAGCTTCCTGCCCGCGCGCGCCGAGCGCCCCGCCCGGACTTCCAACTGA
- the pyrC gene encoding dihydroorotase — MTKEVDLVIRGAQVVSPDRIIEASVAIAGEHIVAVGHDDTMPPARAEMRADGLHLLPGAIDSHVHFRDPGYPNKETWRTGSAGAALGGVTTVFEMPNTNPPTGTVEALRIKLKAAESSYCDFGIHGLLGDESIDKLEELLEAGVTSFKAFVGNTFGNLPAPTDGALLEGFEILAPLGIRTVVHAENSSILLRRQRQLQDAGRIDAMAHLAARPAVAEIEAINRVLTLAEWTGARVHIAHHSAADSLFLLREFKRRGVDVTAETCPQYLLLNTDHMLKLGGVMRVNPPIREARHNQPLWDALMDGTLDMIATDHAPHTPEEKTRESIWACDCGFPGVETQMPLMLTEVNRGRASLMDYVRWSAVAPAKAWGLYGTKGVIAPGAHADIAFVDMARSGILAQNKLQSTAKISPWNGRAVQGYPLHTLLRGRFVMRDGRLVEDAVGWGRSVKGIQRMPTARPRNTEHYASAIRTAPAGIPPDARPLVDAL; from the coding sequence ATGACCAAGGAAGTCGACCTCGTCATCCGCGGCGCCCAGGTGGTGTCGCCGGACCGGATCATCGAGGCATCGGTCGCCATCGCCGGCGAGCACATCGTCGCCGTCGGCCACGACGACACCATGCCTCCCGCGCGCGCGGAGATGCGCGCCGACGGCCTGCACCTGCTGCCCGGGGCCATCGACAGCCACGTGCATTTCCGCGACCCGGGCTACCCCAACAAGGAGACCTGGCGCACCGGCTCGGCCGGCGCCGCGCTGGGCGGCGTGACCACCGTCTTCGAGATGCCCAACACCAACCCTCCCACCGGCACGGTCGAGGCCCTGCGCATCAAGCTCAAGGCGGCCGAGTCGTCGTACTGCGACTTCGGCATCCACGGGCTGCTGGGCGACGAGAGCATCGACAAGCTGGAGGAACTGCTCGAGGCCGGCGTGACCAGCTTCAAGGCCTTCGTCGGCAACACCTTCGGCAACCTGCCCGCGCCCACCGACGGCGCGCTGCTCGAGGGCTTCGAGATCCTGGCGCCGCTGGGCATCCGCACCGTGGTGCACGCGGAGAACTCCTCGATCCTGCTGCGCCGCCAGCGCCAGCTGCAGGACGCCGGGCGCATCGACGCCATGGCGCACCTGGCCGCGCGCCCGGCCGTGGCCGAGATCGAGGCCATCAACCGCGTGCTCACGCTGGCCGAATGGACCGGCGCGCGGGTGCACATCGCCCACCACAGCGCGGCCGATTCGCTGTTCCTGCTGCGCGAGTTCAAGCGCCGGGGCGTCGACGTCACGGCCGAGACCTGCCCCCAGTACCTGCTGCTCAACACCGACCACATGCTCAAGCTCGGCGGCGTGATGCGGGTCAACCCGCCGATCCGCGAGGCGCGCCACAACCAGCCGCTGTGGGACGCGCTGATGGACGGCACGCTCGACATGATCGCCACCGACCACGCCCCGCACACGCCCGAGGAGAAGACGCGCGAGAGCATCTGGGCCTGCGACTGCGGCTTCCCCGGCGTCGAGACCCAGATGCCGCTGATGCTCACCGAGGTCAACCGCGGGCGCGCCTCGCTGATGGACTACGTCCGCTGGAGCGCGGTGGCGCCGGCCAAGGCCTGGGGCCTGTACGGCACCAAGGGCGTGATCGCGCCCGGCGCGCACGCCGACATCGCCTTCGTCGACATGGCCCGCAGCGGCATCCTGGCGCAGAACAAGCTGCAGAGCACGGCCAAGATCTCGCCCTGGAACGGCCGCGCGGTGCAGGGCTATCCACTGCACACGCTGCTGCGCGGGCGCTTCGTGATGCGCGACGGCCGGCTGGTGGAGGACGCCGTGGGCTGGGGCCGCTCGGTCAAGGGCATCCAGCGGATGCCCACGGCCCGGCCGCGCAACACCGAGCACTACGCGAGCGCCATCCGCACCGCGCCCGCGGGCATCCCGCCCGACGCCCGGCCGCTGGTGGACGCGCTGTGA
- a CDS encoding ring-opening amidohydrolase, with protein MSAAATTAPAATHGAAQRVDVFRVPCGGPGDLSGVQALIDAGRLDPATVVAVMGKTEGNGCVNDHTRDFAATAWCHFLAPHLGCTATQVHERVALVMSGGTEGVLSPHFTVFARSRLAPGDAAAAHGGKRLVIGTAQTRDFRPEEMGRMAQVEATAEAVRAAMRDAGIDDAADVHFVQVKCPLLTSAKVLEARRRGAATVTDDTYASMGWSRGASALGVGIALGEIAALDDAAILGGDAALYSARASASAGIELEGNVVIVLGEAAGSASAFRIAHTVMRDAVDATSVRRLLREAFGLDPERDAEAVAARLVNLLAKAEAAPDGLVRGARHTMLNDSDINATRHARAAVGGVLASVVGHTALYVSGGAEHQGPPGGGPVAAILAIPS; from the coding sequence GTGAGCGCCGCCGCGACCACGGCGCCTGCCGCGACCCACGGCGCGGCGCAGCGGGTCGACGTCTTCCGCGTGCCCTGCGGCGGCCCGGGCGACCTCTCGGGCGTGCAGGCACTGATCGATGCCGGGCGGCTCGATCCGGCGACCGTCGTCGCCGTGATGGGCAAGACCGAGGGCAACGGCTGCGTCAACGACCACACGCGCGACTTCGCCGCCACCGCCTGGTGCCATTTCCTCGCGCCGCACCTGGGCTGCACGGCCACGCAGGTGCACGAGCGCGTCGCGCTGGTGATGTCCGGCGGCACCGAAGGCGTGCTGTCGCCGCATTTCACGGTGTTCGCGCGCTCGCGCCTCGCGCCCGGCGACGCCGCCGCCGCGCACGGCGGCAAGCGGCTGGTGATCGGCACGGCGCAGACGCGCGACTTCCGCCCCGAGGAGATGGGCCGCATGGCGCAGGTCGAGGCGACCGCCGAGGCGGTGCGCGCGGCGATGCGCGACGCCGGCATCGACGACGCGGCCGACGTCCACTTCGTGCAGGTCAAGTGCCCGCTGCTGACCTCGGCCAAGGTGCTCGAGGCGCGGCGGCGCGGCGCGGCCACCGTCACCGACGACACCTACGCGTCGATGGGCTGGTCGCGCGGCGCCTCGGCGCTGGGCGTCGGGATCGCGCTCGGCGAGATCGCCGCGCTCGACGACGCGGCGATCCTCGGCGGCGACGCCGCGCTGTATTCGGCCCGCGCCTCGGCCTCGGCCGGCATCGAGCTGGAGGGCAACGTCGTCATCGTGCTGGGCGAGGCGGCGGGCAGCGCGTCGGCCTTCCGCATCGCCCACACGGTGATGCGCGACGCGGTCGACGCGACCAGCGTGCGCCGCCTGCTGCGCGAGGCCTTCGGGCTCGACCCCGAGCGCGACGCCGAGGCCGTCGCCGCGCGGCTGGTGAACCTGCTGGCCAAGGCCGAGGCCGCCCCGGACGGCCTGGTGCGCGGCGCGCGCCACACCATGCTCAACGACTCCGACATCAACGCCACCCGCCACGCCCGCGCGGCGGTGGGCGGCGTGCTGGCCTCGGTGGTCGGCCACACCGCGCTGTACGTGTCCGGAGGTGCCGAGCACCAGGGCCCGCCCGGCGGCGGCCCGGTCGCCGCGATCCTCGCCATCCCTTCCTGA